From Chaetodon auriga isolate fChaAug3 chromosome 10, fChaAug3.hap1, whole genome shotgun sequence, a single genomic window includes:
- the crebzf gene encoding CREB/ATF bZIP transcription factor — MITRRRSRTMNNTEVQSLEVEVGDSVGTDQDLLSPSQGFPADNIDGTGIELEDLFAIDDLKWTLERDVTSPLFNIDLADLDVCSAKDQDCGIEDSLASSPGRMSSAFKIKNRESQSIHMINKNAIAARLNRLKKKEYVSGLEKKVGILSSENNMLKQENSQLTKRVEELEDETRYLRAVLANESMLAQLLSRLSGVNGMKLSSSLFQGPDSNDHDYALPRKRVKVEEKETSGGVCLHVDKNHVSVEFCTKCAERASTSFKM; from the coding sequence ATGATCACTAGAAGAAGAAGCCGCACCATGAACAACACAGAGGTGCAGTCCCTGGAGGTTGAGGTGGGAGATTCAGTGGGAACTGATCAAGATCTCCTGAGTCCATCTCAGGGGTTCCCTGCTGACAATATTGATGGCACTGGAATAGAGCTAGAGGACCTGTTTGCAATCGACGATTTAAAATGGACACTTGAAAGAGATGTCACCTCCCCACTCTTCAACATTGACTTGGCAGATCTTGATGTGTGCAGTGCCAAGGATCAAGATTGTGGGATTGAAGATTCATTGGCCTCATCTCCAGGAAGAATGTCATCTGCCTTTAAAATCAAGAATAGAGAAAGCCAGTCAATCCACATGATCAACAAAAATGCCATTGCTGCCAGATTGAATCGTCTTAAGAAGAAAGAATATGTCAGTGGCTTGGAGAAGAAAGTTGGCATCCTGTCATCAGAAAATAACATGCTCAAACAGGAAAATTCCCAGCTGACGAAGAGAGTGGAAGAGTTGGAAGATGAGACCAGGTACCTGAGAGCTGTGCTGGCCAATGAGAGCATGTTAGCCCAGCTCTTGTCCAGGCTGAGCGGTGTGAATGGGATGAAATTATCTTCCTCACTTTTCCAGGGCCCTGACTCAAACGACCACGACTACGCCTTACCCAGGAAGCGTGTgaaagtggaggagaaagagacatCTGGTGGCGTGTGTCTGCATGTAGACAAGAACCATGTCTCGGTGGAGTTCTGCACAAAGTGTGCAGAACGTGCAAGCACATCATTCAAAATGTAG
- the las1l gene encoding ribosomal biogenesis protein LAS1L, with protein sequence MKKTSSDKKRHVVAWVNKAEWDQVLEYLYSKDPALQRYALQRISAWKSRYANNTPVAVECTADLVRCQVLDRSGQLDGDDLVLLYGAALVRFVNLITERQQGRIARPLRRLAGNLNIPEWVVNLRHDITHRKLPTLKWCRKGCKVVLEWLQQEYWSRQLGGGPNEAWESQLDVEDEEIDVKRQEDELIARQKEMEAYKKARELLISFEKEQYQAFDGPSEDNLKSLWPAPFADMSWLLGEIKQFALDSSDLLMDVLLEDGFLVPTVEQLQTLGCDTCGSDNPTEPRLPPTYLRFWLPLLKMLNSPSFIHLLLEKLFVELKLLAKEQSNNRAFYISAWISEIFLCNSNKFEYHFETKVQKKARMKDRIFVNRIQLRWQQLLSACLDAPCASTPHLLQLILDDMEHPLPLETRQRLLQLCSIYTQSAHSESDTSLEQKQQPIYTLESLHEKLQHSWRHSHPWRSTADSERSESSQEYKGADVQAEKAKLLRGSPWQVCMDKVLWKNYPLGKVPGQSDDPSCLMVENYSTMTVFDQPVEFESNTTHNAPGVSVAVRTADGLLWNHSDTNKLKSGLQLF encoded by the coding sequence ATGAAGAAAACGAGCTCAGACAAGAAACGCCATGTGGTGGCATGGGTCAACAAAGCTGAGTGGGATCAAGTTCTGGAGTATCTGTACTCAAAGGATCCCGCCTTACAAAGGTATGCACTGCAGAGGATATCAGCTTGGAAAAGCAGGTATGCCAACAACACTCCCGTCGCAGTGGAGTGCACGGCGGACCTGGTGAGGTGTCAGGTGCTGGACAGGTCAGGACAGCTGGACGGAGACGATCTGGTCCTGCTGTATGGAGCGGCCCTGGTGAGGTTTGTCAATTTGATCACTGAGCGCCAGCAGGGGAGAATAGCCCGTCCACTCCGGCGGCTGGCTGGGAACCTAAACATCCCAGAGTGGGTTGTAAACCTGAGGCATGATATCACACACCGGAAGCTCCCTACCTTGAAATGGTGTCGAAAGGGATGCAAGGTGGTTCTGGAGTGGCTCCAGCAGGAGTACTGGTCCAGGCAGTTGGGAGGAGGGCCTAACGAGGCCTGGGAATCACAGCTGGATGTGGAGGATGAAGAAATTGATGTAAAACGACAAGAGGATGAGCTCATTGCAAGGCAAAAAGAAATGGAAGCCTACAAGAAAGCAAGGGAGCTTCTGATATCCTTTGAAAAGGAGCAGTACCAGGCTTTTGACGGCCCGTCTGAAGACAACTTGAAGAGCTTGTGGCCAGCCCCCTTTGCAGACATGAGCTGGTTACTGGGTGAGATCAAGCAGTTTGCTTTGGACTCAAGTGATTTGCTGATGGATGTGTTGTTGGAAGATGGATTTCTAGTTCCCACGGTTGAACAACTACAAACATTAGGCTGTGACACTTGTGGCAGTGACAATCCCACTGAACCCAGACTCCCTCCAACCTACCTGCGTTTTTGGCTGCCACTCCTTAAGATGCTCAACTCACCATCCTTTATTCACCTCCTTCTGGAGAAGCTCTTTGTTGAACTGAAGCTGCTTGCCAAAGAGCAGAGTAATAACAGGGCCTTCTATATTTCTGCTTGGATTTCCGAAATCTTCCTGTGTAACAGCAACAAATTTGAATACCATTTTGAGACAAAGGTACAGAAGAAGGCAAGAATGAAGGACAGGATTTTTGTAAACCGCATCCAGCTGAggtggcagcagctgctctcagcatGCCTGGATGCTCCCTGTGCCAGCACGCCTCACTTGCTCCAGTTAATCCTGGATGACATGGagcatcctcttcctctggaaACGCGACAGaggctcctccagctctgctccatctacacacagtctgcacactcAGAATCTGATACTTCTctggagcagaaacagcagccaaTATACACACTGGAGAGTTTGCATGAGAAACTCCAGCATTCATGGCGCCACAGCCATCCTTGGCGTTCCACAGCTGACTCAGAGAGGAGCGAGTCCTCCCAGGAGTACAAAGGGGCAGATGTTCAGGCTGAAAAAGCAAAATTGCTCAGAGGTTCACCATGGCAGGTGTGCATGGATAAAGTTTTGTGGAAAAACTACCCTCTTGGTAAAGTCCCTGGACAATCAGACGACCCTTCATGCCTCATGGTGGAAAACTACTCAACAATGACTGTCTTTGACCAGCCAGTGGAGTTCGAGAGCAATACAACACACAATGCCCCAGGAGTCTCAGTAGCAGTGAGAACAGCTGATGGCCTTCTTTGGAACCACAGTGACACTAACAAGCTGAAATCTGGACTGCAGCTTTTTTGA